One genomic region from Candidatus Methylomirabilota bacterium encodes:
- a CDS encoding LLM class flavin-dependent oxidoreductase, translated as MKFGLFFLLEQPPWKTQERVYADALGQAAYAEELGFDAVWLAEHHFSEYGICPSMAVLAGALAQRTRRVQLGTAVAILPFNHPLRTAEEWAMVDVLSEGRLDFGVGRGYQPAEYAGFDLAMDESRERFDETLAIIKQAWTQERVNFDGKYFRVRDVPVLPKPVQRPHPPIRIACVSPETFERVARRGERFLSAPSITPVHLMKGAYETYARVWVESGHSPSELEVPALYFTHVGDDAGSTRRDTERSILWYFQTLARVIAESKDPARVPEAYRFYARAKANLETVTYDFLANDVVLFGDAERVTDRLIQLREALGLTYAICWMNFGGLADEAVRGSMRRFAEKVIPRFR; from the coding sequence ATGAAGTTCGGCCTCTTCTTCCTCCTCGAGCAGCCCCCCTGGAAGACCCAGGAGCGCGTGTACGCCGATGCCCTCGGCCAGGCCGCCTACGCCGAGGAGCTCGGCTTCGACGCCGTCTGGCTCGCCGAGCACCACTTCTCCGAGTACGGCATCTGCCCGTCCATGGCCGTCCTGGCCGGCGCGCTGGCCCAGCGGACCCGCCGGGTCCAGCTCGGCACCGCCGTGGCCATCCTTCCCTTCAACCACCCGCTACGGACGGCCGAGGAGTGGGCGATGGTCGATGTCCTCTCGGAGGGACGGCTCGACTTCGGCGTCGGGCGCGGCTATCAGCCGGCCGAATACGCCGGCTTCGACCTCGCGATGGACGAGAGCCGCGAGCGCTTCGACGAGACGCTCGCCATCATCAAGCAGGCCTGGACGCAGGAGCGGGTGAACTTCGACGGCAAGTACTTCCGCGTGCGCGACGTGCCCGTCCTGCCCAAGCCGGTCCAGCGGCCGCACCCCCCGATTCGCATCGCCTGCGTGAGCCCGGAGACCTTCGAGCGGGTCGCCCGGCGCGGCGAGAGGTTTCTCTCCGCACCCTCCATCACGCCGGTGCACCTCATGAAGGGCGCCTACGAGACGTACGCGCGGGTCTGGGTCGAGAGCGGCCATTCGCCATCCGAGCTCGAGGTCCCCGCCCTCTACTTCACCCACGTGGGGGACGACGCGGGGTCGACCCGGCGCGACACCGAGCGCTCCATCCTCTGGTACTTTCAGACACTCGCCCGCGTCATCGCCGAGTCGAAGGACCCGGCGCGGGTCCCCGAGGCGTACCGGTTCTACGCGCGGGCCAAGGCGAACCTCGAGACGGTGACCTACGACTTCCTGGCCAACGACGTCGTCCTCTTCGGCGACGCCGAGCGGGTGACGGACCGCCTCATCCAGCTGCGCGAGGCCCTCGGGCTCACCTACGCGATCTGCTGGATGAACTTCGGCGGCCTGGCCGACGAGGCGGTGCGCGGATCCATGCGCCGCTTCGCCGAGAAGGTCATTCCCCGGTTTCGCTAG
- a CDS encoding ABC transporter permease, whose product MTRYLIRRFLWAVVVLFGITLAAFLVVHLSGDPAALYMGPEGTQQDYEILRAALGFDRPWPEQYGLFLARAVRGDFGRSLRHQQPTLPLVLQKLPATLRLALAAMVLAVLLAVPLGIVSAIRRNSALDTGAMMFALSGQCLPTFWLGILLILVFAVNLRWAPVYGGDGLGALVLPAVTLGVWAMARTARITRSSMLEVLHQDFMRTARAKGLGEGSAVLRHALRNGAIPIVTALGLELGNLLGGAVITEAVFAYPGIGRLAVEAVVNKDVPLIQALVFTVAAALVLLNIAIDLLYMVLDPRVRLA is encoded by the coding sequence ATGACCCGCTATCTGATCCGGCGGTTCCTCTGGGCCGTGGTGGTCCTCTTCGGGATCACGCTGGCGGCGTTCCTGGTCGTGCACCTGAGCGGCGATCCGGCCGCGCTCTACATGGGGCCCGAGGGCACTCAGCAGGACTACGAGATCCTGCGGGCGGCGCTGGGCTTCGACCGGCCCTGGCCCGAGCAATACGGCCTGTTCCTGGCTCGCGCCGTGCGGGGCGACTTCGGCCGGTCGCTCCGGCACCAGCAGCCGACGCTGCCGCTGGTCCTCCAGAAGCTCCCCGCCACGCTCCGGCTCGCCCTGGCCGCGATGGTGCTGGCCGTCCTGCTCGCCGTGCCGCTCGGGATCGTGTCGGCGATCCGGCGCAACTCGGCCCTCGATACCGGCGCGATGATGTTCGCGCTGTCGGGCCAGTGCCTGCCGACCTTCTGGCTCGGCATCCTGTTGATCCTCGTGTTCGCGGTCAACCTGCGGTGGGCTCCGGTCTACGGAGGGGACGGGCTCGGCGCCCTCGTCCTGCCCGCCGTCACCCTGGGCGTCTGGGCGATGGCTCGCACGGCGCGGATCACCCGGTCGAGCATGCTGGAGGTCCTCCATCAGGACTTCATGCGGACGGCGCGGGCCAAAGGGCTCGGCGAGGGCAGCGCGGTCCTCCGCCATGCCCTCCGAAACGGCGCCATCCCGATCGTGACGGCGCTGGGGCTCGAGCTGGGGAACCTCCTGGGGGGCGCCGTCATCACCGAGGCCGTGTTCGCCTATCCGGGCATCGGCCGGCTGGCCGTCGAGGCCGTGGTGAACAAGGACGTCCCGCTGATCCAGGCGCTCGTCTTCACGGTGGCCGCCGCGCTGGTCCTCCTGAACATCGCCATCGATCTCCTGTACATGGTGCTGGACCCCCGGGTCCGGCTGGCGTAG
- a CDS encoding ABC transporter permease: protein MSLPLTLPSPPMEERVKARPGWIASWRRTRIFLASTGARFGAVVALLVALCALAPGLVAPADPNEQQLLARFTPPASRTAEGTLAVLGTDQLGRDVLSRVIFSAKTSVLIGLAAVMVAGTLGTTLGLLAGFRGGLADHLIMRLCDMQLAFPFILLAITVIGVLGPSIRNIVLVVGLANWVCYARVVRAETLAIRERAYVDAARSLGLPPAWIVWRHVLPNVSASLIVVATFGVAGAILTEAGLSFLGLGVPLHIASWGGMLAEGRQFVDTRYWLALFPGAALFLTVMAINLLGDALRDALDPYVQIRKSVDQL from the coding sequence ATGAGCCTTCCTCTCACCCTGCCCTCGCCCCCGATGGAGGAGCGAGTCAAGGCGCGCCCGGGGTGGATCGCGTCGTGGCGGCGCACGCGCATCTTCCTGGCCTCCACGGGCGCGCGCTTCGGCGCGGTGGTGGCGCTCCTGGTGGCCCTCTGTGCGCTCGCGCCCGGGCTCGTGGCACCGGCCGACCCGAACGAGCAGCAGCTCCTCGCCCGCTTCACGCCGCCCGCGAGCCGCACGGCTGAGGGGACGCTGGCCGTGCTCGGCACCGACCAGCTCGGTCGCGACGTCCTGAGCCGCGTCATCTTCAGCGCCAAGACGTCGGTCCTCATCGGCCTGGCGGCCGTGATGGTCGCCGGGACCCTCGGAACCACGCTCGGCCTCCTGGCCGGCTTCCGGGGCGGCCTGGCCGATCACCTGATCATGCGGCTCTGCGACATGCAGCTGGCCTTTCCCTTCATCTTGCTCGCCATCACCGTCATCGGGGTCCTCGGCCCGAGCATCCGGAACATCGTCCTGGTGGTCGGCCTCGCCAACTGGGTGTGCTACGCCCGGGTGGTCCGGGCCGAGACCCTGGCCATCCGCGAGCGGGCGTACGTGGACGCGGCCCGGTCGCTGGGGCTGCCGCCGGCCTGGATCGTGTGGCGACACGTCCTGCCCAACGTCAGCGCCTCGCTGATCGTGGTGGCCACCTTCGGCGTGGCCGGGGCCATCCTCACCGAGGCGGGCCTGAGCTTCCTGGGTCTCGGCGTGCCGCTTCACATCGCCTCGTGGGGCGGGATGCTGGCCGAGGGACGGCAGTTCGTGGACACGCGGTACTGGCTCGCGCTCTTTCCGGGGGCGGCGCTCTTCCTGACCGTCATGGCCATCAATCTCCTGGGGGATGCCCTGCGCGACGCCCTCGACCCCTACGTGCAGATCCGGAAGTCCGTCGATCAGCTATGA